Within the Luteimonas sp. JM171 genome, the region GTCCAGCCGCGTGGCGTCGCCGGAAGCGACGATCCAGACCATCGACTGGCAGCCGTGGAGGCGGTTGTCTTCGGTACGCCAGTCCTCCGGGAATTCCGGGAGCTTGCGTCCCAGGTCGATGAGGTACTGGTAGCGCTCGGACCAGTCGCCGAAGAAGGCGAATTCGTCCCGGATGGCCGCCTGGGCGGCGTCGGCGGTGGGTTCGAGGGGGAAGGTGGACTCGGTCACTTCATGGTCGGCGGCCTGGGCCGCGGTTCGGATCAAGCCGGCTATTGTCGCAGAATCGGCTGGCAGGCCCGGCCTGACGCGCGGGATGTTTGCGCCGGGGCGGGGATTCCTGCGCAGCCTGCGCGTCAGCTCCGCTTGCGGACCCAGCGCACGCCCTGCGGCGTGTCTTCCAGGGCGATGCCTTCTGTCGCGAGCTGGTCACGGATGGCGTCCGCGCGGGCGAAGTCGCGGGATTTCCGGGCGGCGTTGCGTTCGTCCACCAATGCCTGGATGCGGGCGTCGCCGTCGTCGTCGGCACCGCCGGCAAACCACGCCTCCGGCGGTTGCTGCAGCAGCCCCAGGGCCAGCCCGGCGCCAAGCAGCCCGGCTTTGGCCTGGCGCCGCGATGCGTCGTCCCCGGCCCGGCGGGCGTCGCCGGCGATGCGGGCCAGCTCCGCCAGGGCGCGCGGGGTGTTGAGGTCGTCGTCGAGGGCCGTCTCGATCGCGTCGGGGATCCGCGGTTCGACAGCGATGT harbors:
- a CDS encoding SufE family protein; amino-acid sequence: MTESTFPLEPTADAAQAAIRDEFAFFGDWSERYQYLIDLGRKLPEFPEDWRTEDNRLHGCQSMVWIVASGDATRLDFAAISDSAIVSGLIFLTLRVYSGRSAEEILATEPGFIADIGLAKHLSPTRSNGLAALLAWIRDHAAKAGS